From a region of the Pecten maximus chromosome 18, xPecMax1.1, whole genome shotgun sequence genome:
- the LOC117316390 gene encoding 40S ribosomal protein S8-like codes for MGISRDKWHKRRKTGGRMAQLHKKRKFELGRPASNTKLGAQRIRTVRTMGGNKKFRALRLDKGNFSWGSEAITRQTRMIDVVYNASNNELVRTKTLVKSCIIQIDATPFRQWYEAHYALPLGRKKVAKLSEQEETVLNKLQTASRKLVKKYKDRQKIGKVDSALEEEFSSGRVLAKIASRPGQCGRCDGYILEGKELEFYLRKLKTKKGK; via the exons ATGG GTATCTCCAGAGATAAATGGCACAAGAGGAGGAAGACGGGAGGGCGTATGGCCCAGTTGCACAAGAAGAGGAAGTTTGAGTTGGGTCGTCCTGCCTCAAACACCAAG CTTGGTGCCCAGAGAATCCGTACTGTGAGAACCATGGGTGGAAACAAAAAATTCCGTGCTCTTAGGTTAGACAAAGGAAACTTTTCATGGGGATCAGAGG CAATCACCAGACAGACCCGTATGATCGACGTTGTATACAATGCCAGTAACAACGAGCTTGTGAGAACCAAGACTCTCGTCAAGAGCTGTATCATCCAGATTGATGCCACCCCCTTCAGACAGTGGTACGAAGCCCATTATGCCCTTCCCCTGGGCAGAAAGAAGGTTGCCAAGCTG TCCGAGCAGGAAGAAACCGTATTGAACAAGCTACAGACTGCTTCAAGAAAGCTTGTCAAGAAATACAAAGACAGACAAAAGATCGGCAAAGTGGACTCTGCATTGGAAGAAGAGTTTTCATCAGGTCGTGTTCTAG CTAAGATTGCCTCAAGGCCGGGACAGTGTGGTCGCTGTGACGGCTACATCCTGGAGGGAAAGGAGCTGGAATTCTACCTTAGGAAGCTCAAGACCAAGAAAGGgaaataa